In the genome of Lathyrus oleraceus cultivar Zhongwan6 chromosome 4, CAAS_Psat_ZW6_1.0, whole genome shotgun sequence, the window GAGCAGTTATTAGAAAACCAAGGAGCAACCCTCAAAGAAGACCCCACCATTAACCAAATCCAACAAAATATGCACATGGTAGATGTGACAAACTAGGTGGTTAGCGTCGAACCTCCCAGGGTCGAACAACCAGTTCCAATATAGAGGGAGCCAAGAGTGTTGATGGTGAATAAGAATCAAGACACTGACGAAGTCATACGTCAAGTTCGACGTAATGATATGAAAACAGATAAAAAAttggcagccatggtcgaaaggattatggcACGAAACAGGATAAACGTTGGCCTCCATAGGCCAAACTATATGTCACCATTATCGAAGTATATTCTGCAGTCAGAGTTACCCCCGAGATGGAAAGTGCCAAAGTTTATAAAATTCTCCGGGGATGCTAGCGAATCTACTGTCGAAGCAGGAGATATCGCAAATAATGAGAATCTGAAAGTAAAGTACTTCCCTAGTTCCCTCACTAAGAATTCCTTTACATGGTTCATGATGCTCCCAACAAGTTCGATTCACGATTGGACTCATTTGGAAAGACTGTTCgatgaacaattttacatggggCAGTCGAAGATTAGTCTGAAAGAATTGGCTAGCATTAAGCTTAAATTCACTGAGCCAATAGACGGATATCTTAATAGGTTCTGTTCGCTAAAGGCAAGGTGTTTTACACAAGTTCCTGAGCACGAGTTAGTCGAAATGGCCGCTGGTGGCTTAGATTATTCCATCAGAAAGAAATTGGACACCCAATACTTGAGGGATATGTCCcaattggctgatagagttcgacaGGTAGAATGCCTGAAGGCTGAAAAAGCCAAGGCGAATAAGAATAATAGGAGAGAAAGAGTAGCCTATGTCGAATTAGATGGAGATGATCAAGAGACACATGGTGATTTTTTAGATTTCGACGAAAGCGAGATTGATCTCGCTGAATTAAAACAAGGATCACCCTATTCTTGCAAGGTCCTTGCACCTTTGAATGGGAAAAATCCTATCGAATACGAAAAGAACGATAAGTTCCCCAAGAAAACATATACCTTCGACGCCACTAAATGTGACAAAATCTTTGATTTATTAGTCAAAGATGGCTAAATTATAGTACCTCCTGGCGCTAAGATACCTCCTTTAGAAAAACGAAAGAAGAAAGGTTTTTGCAAATATCATAATTTTTTGGGCCATAAGGCCTCATAATGTTTTCTTTTTAGGGATCTTGTGCAAAACACAATCAGGGACGGAAGGTTGAAGTTCAAGGATAGGACAAAGTCACAAATGAAGATCGACTTGGATCCGTTGGAGGTGGCAGATGCCCACTATGCTGAGCCATTTGTTGTCAAcatggtggaagtatctgaagTCCATGATAGAAATGCCATGATTTTTGAAACCACTAAGGGTTTCAAGCAAGAAACCACTGAGGGTTTCATGCAAGGAAACATTATGACTGAGGCCACCTAGGGCCTTAGAGCCAAATTGGAAAAACCGGACATCACTGATGGTGCCAGTTTGGAGGTGAACATGGTCGAAATAGGCCAAGGAACAGAAATGGAGGCTGATGAACGGAGCCTTAAGCAAGATGAAGAACATGTCAAAGTGGTATATCCCAAAAATGATGAAAGCCTGCTTGAATTCCTCCACCACTGCCAACGGAAGAGATCTAATGTAATGTTTTCCCCAGGTGCAGTTCTGTCTTCGACAGATAAGCGACAGAGAATATCGAAAGGGTTTGAATCGCCAGTAGTAGGAGGAACTGGAGGGATACCCACAACCGCTTTACCTTCGATGGGAGGGGAATCCCTCGAAGGCAGGAGCAAGGAGGACCATGTCTCCATGCCAATAGGCCAGCCACTTTCAAGCCAATTGTTGATGCCCCAAGAGGGAAGTGGGTAAAACCTGTAGAAAAAGGAGGACGAGGCTAGAGGAAATGGCAGAACTTCGAGGTAGAAA includes:
- the LOC127137018 gene encoding uncharacterized protein LOC127137018, which gives rise to MVNKNQDTDEVIRQVRRNDMKTDKKLAAMVERIMARNRINVGLHRPNYMSPLSKYILQSELPPRWKVPKFIKFSGDASESTVEAGDIANNENLKVKYFPSSLTKNSFTWFMMLPTSSIHDWTHLERLFDEQFYMGQSKISLKELASIKLKFTEPIDGYLNRFCSLKARCFTQVPEHELVEMAAGGLDYSIRKKLDTQYLRDMSQLADRVRQVECLKAEKAKANKNNRRERVAYVELDGDDQETHGDFLDFDESEIDLAELKQGSPYSCKVLAPLNGKNPIEYEKNDKFPKKTYTFDATKCDKIFDLLVKDG